The region CCACCTGGTGGAACTAATTTCAATCGAcgtttctgcatttatttaaatgaaacatTGTTTACCGACAGCAGCAAAAGAcaattgtttagttttgtttagtttaATCGAAACAACAGTTTTGAGGAATACACTGATGGGTCAACACATTAAAAACTCCCCCCAAAATAAGCATTACAGTCACTATTTGGTACCAAGGATGCATGTAAGATCTGGTAATATTTGGGCTGGTGGAGGTTTGTGATAGTTCAACTGTTAAACGCAGCAGATCTGaccagcataaagacctgaatgACGACTCTTCCAAAGAGCAAGGGCTGCCCACAGTGGCCCAACGATGGACGAGCCAAAAACTGCTGACTGATGCCAGAGGACGTGAGGTCTGTGGTGTCTGGTCTGGACCAgcagaagatctactgtggatcaaactgcaggtggttttaatcctGGTCATGAGGAGAACGTATCACAACCCACAGCGCAGCACAGgtcaggtcagggctgttttgacagcatattcgACTGGTGGTCCTACTGTTTGGTTcactggtttttttttgttttgttttgattaggattttaacgtcatgtcttacacactgtggttacattcatgacagaaactgtagttactcattacacaagattcatcagttcaccaggttatatagaacacagtctgtatctccaattaacctcatttgcatgtttttggactgtcggagaaaactggagcacccagaggaaacccatgcagacacagggagaacatgcaaactccacacagaaaggacccggaccaccccacctggagatcgaacccaggaccttcttgctgtgaggcgacagtgttacctacttagccaccgtgctgcccctcaCTGGTGTGAATAAATGGAGCAGCAGgaattaaaaatgctttttaataaaAGGAAATGAGTAAACAATATTAGGAATGACCGACAGGATCAGTTTAGTGCAGATTTTTATTGATGTAATGTTGTTTTTACAAACACATGGAGCTTAACACACAGAAATCATGAACATGAACTCTGAAAAGAGCTCAGCGTCGTGGTGAAAAGTGGATTTACTGTTagtacctgcacacacacacacacacacacacacacactaatgactTTATATAAACACTCTGATTACACCATCTGATATCTGTAGAATAAAAAAGTCTATTTTATATCCATAAAGAACTAAAATCTCTATAAATCAGGTACTGACAGACGaaacatgtacagtatttgAGTTTCTATTCTGAACGAgtgcattttttacatttacaaagaaCAGAAATGCACGATGGGGCCGAGCATGATCTTCACTTTGGTATCAGATCCGAGGTACAATATTGCACTAAACTTGGCACGGAGGGGGTCGAGTCTCACTTGGGAAAGGTTCAGACCACCCGAAACCGGGTTCTGGTTCTACACTCGCTCTCATACCAGCGGCACCGAGGGGGGCGTCGTTCAATTCAGCGACGTTCTAATAGAGGAAACGTGTGAAGTCACAGGAACGGGTGATTGTCGGAGGCACTGAATCACAGACAGACGTGGATCTTATGTACAAGGACGTCAAACCGTCTTCTGGACCGAACTGTGAAGTTAAGACAGCAGAATGACACGAAGTAGTCTGCTCTACACGCAAATGAAAGTAAAATAAGAGTAAATATTAAGGGACGTACGGTActgtgcaaaagtttggactTCAGTTTGGACCCCCTTGGTCGAATTCTACattatttgggttttttaatcagggacATACTGTAAGTAAACACATGACAGGCAGTAGTGCAGAATTTCCATTTGCTAAACTGAACACGTCGGTATAAATCAAACTTTAACACGTCACATTTCATGATATATAAAGACGTGCGGAAGTTTTGTCCCCTGTAAAGGACACGTTCACTTATTTTCCCCAAACTCCTGCATAACGCTGTTTATTATAGTTAGTGTGTAAATAATGCTACATAAAGATTCACTGATCTGCTGATGGAAAATGGAAATGCTCACGTCTGGCTTCATCTGTGCTGTATTTATAATGGCACCTTGTTTGCAAACCTAAATTTTGGGCAAATTTAAGTATAACAATgtgatatttttgtgtttttacccaCGTCTGCGTATGTATTCGACGATCCACAACTCCAAAAAATTGAGAGCACAGTCGCtgcaaaaaatacagtaaataaaagtgaaataaGGCGAATCAGGTCTAACAGATGGAGCCTAAACATCAGTCCTGAATCGTGTTTGCTGGAGGAAACGGTTCAGAAAGTGTCTGTACGAAGCCCCGCATCACTTCTTCCCCTGCGCTGGACTCTCCAGATAGTACACGTTGACCAGATGGCGGTTGAGGTGccgcctgtagtccatctcgaGGGGGAAGGTGCGGTCACAGAAGACGCACGTGTGGCTGAGCGGCTGCGTCGGCAGCTCCTCCGTGGGGGTCTCCGGAAGCTTCCCGCTGAGCCCGGAGTCGTAGCTCACCTCGGAGGCGCAGTCGCTCACGTCGCTGCCGCCGTCGTGGCTGTGGATGCCCTCGTCGTCCTCGGCGTCGTGCGACCCGCCGCACGGTGGCTTGGAGAGGTCCAGCGTGGGACTGTCGGTGCCGCTGTCCACCTCCGTATCCTTGGCAGGCTTGAGGACGACCGAGGGCTTTTCCGGGCGCTTCTTGGTTCTGTTCTGCGACCGTGGCGCGGGTCTCTCCGCCGCTTTGGCAGGCGCCTTTTTGATCTTTATGTTCGTGGTGGGCACCTCTGGTTCAGTGCCAGCGCCAGTGCCAGTGCCGCTCTTGTTGCCCTTTGAGAGCAGTTCAGACGTGGTGGACGGACTCTTTGCGACCACCTTCCTGCGCTTGGCACTACCCGCGACAGGAGCGCTTACAGGACTCTGGGCTTTACGTCTCGCCCCTTTCGTTTTCGGGTTAGCCGCCCCTCCGGCTGCTTTTCTGCCCGGAGTCTTTGAAGCCTTGATATTCCCAACCTCCTTTAACTTCTCCTGTTTTTCCCTCTCCAGCCTCTCTTGTTCCCTCCTCTGTTCCTCCTCCTCGAGTTTTTCTCTCGCCAGAcgttctctttctcttttttcctcCTCCTGTCGCTTCTGCTCCTTCTCTTTCAATTCTCTCTGCAGCCTCTCTCGCTCCttcttctcctccttctcccTCTTTTCTCTCTCCAAGCGCTCTCTCCTTTCCGCCGCCTCCTTCAGTTTTTGTTCTTTctccttcttttctttctcgAGTTTTGCCagcctctctttctctttccgTCTCTTCTCTTTCTCCAGTCTCTCGGCTTCGAGTCTCTCTCGTTCTTTcctttcctcctcctccttctttttcttttctttcatctCTTGCTCgagtctttctctctctcgtctttcttcctcctccttctctttcctttccttttccagtctggctctctctctcctctcctccGCTTCCTTCTCTTTCTCCAGCTTTTCGGCTTCTTGCCTCTTTTTCTTTCGTATTTCTTCCTCctctttcttcttcttcctttCGTCCTCTCTCTTCTCCTCTTCGGCGGCGAGCTTGTCCTTCGCCGACTTCTCTTCTCTTTTAGCCCGACTTCTGGTGACCTTCTCCGCAGGTCTGGGAACCCTCCTGACTTCTTTCTCCTTCTTTCCGTCGTCCTTGCCTCTCGCTTTCTTGCCGCTCTTCTCGGGTTCGTTTTTCGGCGCCGCCCTTTTCTCCGCCTTCTTCTCGGCGGGCTTTTCTCCCACAGGTTCGGACGCAGGTTTCTTCTTGTTCTCCGCCTCAGAATTCACCTTGACGCTCTTTTTAATGGAAAGATTGATCGGCCCCGAAGAGGAATCGGCGTCCTCCGCGGCCTCGGACCTTCGCTTCTCTCTCTGACCCTCATCCTTCGACTCCTGTCCGTCCCCGTCTGCCTTCTTGACCCTCAGCCTGACCTTCGAGACGTCCATGGAGATGTCCGTGTGTCCCGGGTGCCTGGACTTGATGTGGTACTGCAGGTTGCACTTCTTGGAGGCTGCGTACTTGCAGACGGGGCAGAGGAACTGCCGGGGGTTGACGTGCAGCTCCACGTGCTTTTTGAAGTTGCTCCGGTCGGCCGTTTTGTACTGGCAGTAGGGGCAGCTCAGGGGTTTGGGTCCGTTGTG is a window of Trichomycterus rosablanca isolate fTriRos1 chromosome 22, fTriRos1.hap1, whole genome shotgun sequence DNA encoding:
- the rest gene encoding RE1-silencing transcription factor gives rise to the protein MAAQPVFSHCTGIFLPSRGVPLAEDGHELDLHSPQLVMLANVALNAEMAAPEEERQMAELKNVSACDYSDSDDENVVRYNYDDPANPDECAAPAESDAADGVGKVTGTVETTMPTDLSKKASDTSSSESSSKREADPVRAPGAAAASLDPAKKKKKPFYCKPCHFQAECEEEFVQHIRVHSAKKLIAEKAGGGNSDDESTDPVQEKSPDNSVKGVIRCERCGYNTNRYDHYVAHLRHHKNEGDEQRVFKCTICPYSTVSQYHWKKHLRNHFPSKLFTCDQCSYFSDRKNNYIQHIRTHTGERPFRCTYCDYSSSQKTHLTRHMRTHSGERPFKCDSCSYLAANQHEVTRHARQVHNGPKPLSCPYCQYKTADRSNFKKHVELHVNPRQFLCPVCKYAASKKCNLQYHIKSRHPGHTDISMDVSKVRLRVKKADGDGQESKDEGQREKRRSEAAEDADSSSGPINLSIKKSVKVNSEAENKKKPASEPVGEKPAEKKAEKRAAPKNEPEKSGKKARGKDDGKKEKEVRRVPRPAEKVTRSRAKREEKSAKDKLAAEEEKREDERKKKKEEEEIRKKKRQEAEKLEKEKEAEERRERARLEKERKEKEEEERRERERLEQEMKEKKKKEEEERKERERLEAERLEKEKRRKEKERLAKLEKEKKEKEQKLKEAAERRERLEREKREKEEKKERERLQRELKEKEQKRQEEEKRERERLAREKLEEEEQRREQERLEREKQEKLKEVGNIKASKTPGRKAAGGAANPKTKGARRKAQSPVSAPVAGSAKRRKVVAKSPSTTSELLSKGNKSGTGTGAGTEPEVPTTNIKIKKAPAKAAERPAPRSQNRTKKRPEKPSVVLKPAKDTEVDSGTDSPTLDLSKPPCGGSHDAEDDEGIHSHDGGSDVSDCASEVSYDSGLSGKLPETPTEELPTQPLSHTCVFCDRTFPLEMDYRRHLNRHLVNVYYLESPAQGKK